One Pyrococcus furiosus DSM 3638 genomic window, AGGATCGAGAGCTAAGAGAGTAGCCAAAAACAATCCCGTGATTTCATCCTTTAGTTTTTTTCCAATTAAATACCCTAGAACAACTGAGAGAGCTCCAAAAAATAGAGAAAACGATCTACCGGAAATTACATTGTCTCCAAATATTCTAAGCCACAAGGCCAAAAAATAGTAGAAAAGTGGAGGATGGACGGCAAAAATATCTCTATAAGGGAGATATCCACTGTTTATGCTTCTAGCAATTAAAAGATATGTTCCCTCATCGTAATCGCTAAATTCATCCATCCAAAAAAGAGGAGGTACTCTAAGAGCTACATAAAGTGTTAGTATCCCCAGGAGAGCTATAGTTGTTCTTTTCTTCATAAGCCTTACCTCTTGAGAGCTATCTCCTTTATCCCTATAGGGTCTCTATAACTTGTATTTGGGGAGTAAAATGTTAAATAGTGGAGTCCAGGGGGGACAGTTACTTTCAAATTCACCTTTTCATCTCTGTAATTATTTTTGAACTTATACCTTCTAAGTAATTTTCCGTCTAGATAAATTTCAACCGTTTTATTCTCTCTTCCGTTAATTGTTATAATGAGCTCATTAAAAGTTTCAGATGTTGAAAATAAGACTGAAGAAGAGCTCGATATCATAAGTGCATATGGAAACTTTTCAAATTTTCTTAGTTTTATTATCACAGGATTTTGATTAATATAGCCATAAACAAACCATCTTGTATCATCTAGAGGCCGAATTGTTCCATTTGTATGATAGTACTCAAGAACATCCCTAGGAGGTGATCCATGCTCGTCTAATCTTAAAAGCCAAAGTCCATCTCTGAACATTATAACTTTTCTATCTAGAAAGTTAACTATGTTGATTAGATACACCTCGATTTCCCCTGCCCCCCTAGTATCGACGTATAAATACTTCACTTTTGAGATGTTCTTTGGATAACATGCTATTGGAGTATTGGTGAGAATTGGAATCCATCTCCCTGAATCAAACTCACATGCTGTCATCACTGTTTCATTTCCCGCAATTTTTGAGACGTTCATTATGAAATCTACGATTTCTTTGTCAAGAAGGTAAGAAGATTCGCTTCCAATATGTTCAATCCTTAAGTGGGGGTAGGAAATTATCATTCCTATAATTAGCAGAGAAATTGCTACCTCTTTTTTTATTCTTGCCACTCTCTCCATTCCTATACCTTCCAAAAGGGGGATAATTGGAGTTGTTAGCATAAATGCCCTCTCAGAATTCCATATAGCTGAGAAGTATGGGATTGTAATTCCTATGTAAGTTTTGTTAAGCATTAGAGATATTATTGTCAAAAATCCGAGAGCAATTCCTCTTTCGATTGAAGAACCTCTTATTATGGATACAATAAGTCCTAAAACAAATGTAAAGCCAAATAATAGCTGACCATTTTCAATGAAAGAATATTTAATTATTGAGATAAGAAAGTCAGGATTGTCTTTATTGGAGAACCTAGGATTCATCGAAACACCGCGAGATAAATAAGTTGAAGATGAAGGGGTAAACGCCAGAAATATTGCTCCACTTACAATTAACTGAGCTAAGAATATCTTGAGGCCTTCTCTTTTATTTTCTAGAGATATAGTTGTGAAAAATGCGACTGCTTGGAATAGCATGTACTGGTAAGGATGAGTGACTACCATGACTCCAGAAGTCAACCCGAGAAGTAAAATTATATCGGGTTTTCTTTCTCTTATGCTAAGCTGTAGAATGTATAAGGCGAACAGGAAAAGCATGTAGTTTGTAAAAGCTGGGAGGAGGGCATATTGAACAAAATAATAATATAGAGCGGAGAAGTTCACCAGAAAAGCTGCAAAAATTCCTACTTCTCTCTTTATGTTTTTTCCAACGAGATATGCTAATACTGGAAGATATAGAATTTCAAAAATTCTTAGAGTGTTCATTGCGTATATTATGTTTTCAAGTCTTAAACCCAGATAAGAGGGCAACCAAAGCATGATAACCTGGGGGGTAAGTAATAATTTGCCGTGAGAAGTATTCGGGAACATGAGTAAAGTCACGGTTCCTGTTGAAATTATCATCTTAACCTTGGAACCATGAAACCATGTGTCTGCAGCTCTATAGTCGGGAAGGAGAAAATAAAAGTTCCTAACAACCAAGCCTAAAAATGATGCTATTCCCAGGAGCCCTAACTCTTTAAGCTTTCCCTCCTCTAATTTTAGTTTAATCTCCGTTTTGAGTCCCAATATTATGGTTAGGGTAGCAATTACTATTCTTGAGGGCTCTACATCTATTCCAATTCTACTAGTGGCTAAGAGGATAAGGGTGGTAGCTACGATTCCAAAAGCGGGGGCACTTAGCAAAGCCTCTGGAACAGTTCTTCGAGATAACATGTAGCCAAAAATAGCAATTCCTAGAAGGATAAGAGTAGGATTTGAAGTGAAAATCAAAATTGTTCCAATTATTGCAAGGATAATGGCTTTCACTTCTCTTCACACTCACATGGCTTCTTTCCACAATAGGGGCAGACTCCTGGGTATTTCTTTTTTGCGGCCTCTTCAAGGTCTATATCTACTAAATTGGCTAGACTGGCAAGCCATGCAATTACATCAGCGAATTCCTCTTCCAAAGCCTCTCTATCCCCTTTTCTCAAGGCCTCGGCTAGCTCTCCCACTTCCTCAACAAACCAGAAGAAAGTTTTTTCCACTCCCCTCTTCTTGTCTTTGTGATAGTAAATCTCCTTGATCATTTCTTGGAACTCTCTGATTCTCATTTCCTCACCTCCATTTCTGTCTTTCTATCATAACACAGGATGTAAAATGCCAAAAGGCTTTTCCACTTCCCATAGGGTTCAATGATCTCCCTAACAGTCCTCTCAGTAACCTTCTTTAGAGGTAGCCCAAATATTTTTGCTATTCCCCTTCTCAATCCTAGGTCGCTCGCGGGATAAACATTTTTCCTAAGCCCATACATTAAAAATAGCTCAGCACTCCACCTTCCTATCCCTCTAAACTTAGTGAGGTACTTTGTTGCATCTTTCTCATTTAATTCCCATAAGTCTAGCCTTAAATTCCCTTTTACGTATTCTTGGGTAATGTTCAATATGTAATCCCCTCTGTATCCAAGCTTTGCTTCCTTTATTCTTTCCCCAAGTTTTAGTATATCTTTGGGCTCAGGAAAGAGATAGAGGTCTCCAATTCTTTTACCAATAAGTTTAACTAGGTTGTAGATTGCTTTCTGTGCGAATTCAAAGCTTATCTGTTGTTGGGCTATAACTTCAACAATTGCCTGATATGGTGTTGGGGCAGCTGGCATGGTTAAACCATAAAACTCATCTACAAGAAAGGCAAACTTCGAATCTTGAATTTCTGAGTAAAATTTTTCTAAATTTGTATCAAGGCCTAAAATAAACCTTATTCTCTCTTCTGCTTCTTTCTTTTCCCTTTTCCCAAAGTGATCTGGAAATGTAAAGTCTTCTCCATTGTAACCAACAACTCCTGAGGGAAGAGCTTGCCAAAAGATTCCATTCTCAAATTTCCAAGTTCCGTTCTTGATCATCTCATGAGTGGTCTTTTTTAGATCAATCATGCCTCTCACGCTCTGTTAGGCCCTTTTCATCATCTCTCAGAGCAGTTCGCTTTCTTCATCGCGCATCTTATTAATGACCATATTATTTTTTAACATTGCTGACAAGTAGGGTATGGGGAAAAGTAATGGCAAAGGCTAAGCCCAGGTATTGTGAGCTTTGTGGAAGGGAAATAACAGGTCAAGGACATGTGGTTAGGATTGAGGGGGCTGAGCTTTTAGTTTGTGACGACTGCTATAGGAAGTACGGAAGAAAGCCTGGGACATTTAGTATTATGCCTCGGAGAGAACCTACAAGGATTACAACTTCTACACCCAGGAAAAGGATGTCCCCTCCAAGAGAGAGGCCCCTAATAACCGAGGACATTGTGGAGGATTATGCTGAGATTGTTTCTGAAGCAATAAGGAAAAGTGGACTGAGCTATGAGGAACTCTCCCATAAGGTTGGGCTCTCTGTTAATGTACTGAGGAGGATTGCCCACGGGGAATACACTCCAACTATAGAAGAGGCAAGAAAGCTGGAGAAGTTCTTTAAGATAAAGTTAATTGAAAGAGTTGAGCCTCAATTCGAAGAAAAACCGAGAATACCAAAGGACTACGAGCCTACACTGGGAGATATTGCAAGAATAAAGGTAAAGAAGAGGAAGAAGTAACT contains:
- a CDS encoding MazG nucleotide pyrophosphohydrolase domain-containing protein, which codes for MRIREFQEMIKEIYYHKDKKRGVEKTFFWFVEEVGELAEALRKGDREALEEEFADVIAWLASLANLVDIDLEEAAKKKYPGVCPYCGKKPCECEEK
- a CDS encoding multiprotein bridging factor aMBF1, which encodes MAKAKPRYCELCGREITGQGHVVRIEGAELLVCDDCYRKYGRKPGTFSIMPRREPTRITTSTPRKRMSPPRERPLITEDIVEDYAEIVSEAIRKSGLSYEELSHKVGLSVNVLRRIAHGEYTPTIEEARKLEKFFKIKLIERVEPQFEEKPRIPKDYEPTLGDIARIKVKKRKK
- a CDS encoding glycosyltransferase family 39 protein, with translation MKAIILAIIGTILIFTSNPTLILLGIAIFGYMLSRRTVPEALLSAPAFGIVATTLILLATSRIGIDVEPSRIVIATLTIILGLKTEIKLKLEEGKLKELGLLGIASFLGLVVRNFYFLLPDYRAADTWFHGSKVKMIISTGTVTLLMFPNTSHGKLLLTPQVIMLWLPSYLGLRLENIIYAMNTLRIFEILYLPVLAYLVGKNIKREVGIFAAFLVNFSALYYYFVQYALLPAFTNYMLFLFALYILQLSIRERKPDIILLLGLTSGVMVVTHPYQYMLFQAVAFFTTISLENKREGLKIFLAQLIVSGAIFLAFTPSSSTYLSRGVSMNPRFSNKDNPDFLISIIKYSFIENGQLLFGFTFVLGLIVSIIRGSSIERGIALGFLTIISLMLNKTYIGITIPYFSAIWNSERAFMLTTPIIPLLEGIGMERVARIKKEVAISLLIIGMIISYPHLRIEHIGSESSYLLDKEIVDFIMNVSKIAGNETVMTACEFDSGRWIPILTNTPIACYPKNISKVKYLYVDTRGAGEIEVYLINIVNFLDRKVIMFRDGLWLLRLDEHGSPPRDVLEYYHTNGTIRPLDDTRWFVYGYINQNPVIIKLRKFEKFPYALMISSSSSVLFSTSETFNELIITINGRENKTVEIYLDGKLLRRYKFKNNYRDEKVNLKVTVPPGLHYLTFYSPNTSYRDPIGIKEIALKR
- a CDS encoding DNA-3-methyladenine glycosylase family protein, coding for MIDLKKTTHEMIKNGTWKFENGIFWQALPSGVVGYNGEDFTFPDHFGKREKKEAEERIRFILGLDTNLEKFYSEIQDSKFAFLVDEFYGLTMPAAPTPYQAIVEVIAQQQISFEFAQKAIYNLVKLIGKRIGDLYLFPEPKDILKLGERIKEAKLGYRGDYILNITQEYVKGNLRLDLWELNEKDATKYLTKFRGIGRWSAELFLMYGLRKNVYPASDLGLRRGIAKIFGLPLKKVTERTVREIIEPYGKWKSLLAFYILCYDRKTEMEVRK